One genomic segment of Pandoraea thiooxydans includes these proteins:
- a CDS encoding RidA family protein yields the protein MSASHDAARGAVRIRCASVPEAPTATWSNGIVAGNDIVLSGMTAHPASRDAASPLSAYEQTLLVLGKVKALVEAGGGTLANVYRLVVYVTDIADKDEVGRARQEFFAGIVGQGGAYPCSTLVQVSGLVFPELRVEIDAFARRDIDMTRLG from the coding sequence ATGAGCGCCAGTCACGATGCCGCGCGCGGCGCGGTGCGCATCCGTTGCGCGAGCGTGCCCGAGGCGCCCACGGCGACGTGGAGCAACGGCATCGTGGCGGGCAACGATATCGTGCTGTCGGGCATGACCGCTCATCCGGCTTCGCGCGATGCGGCGAGCCCATTGTCGGCGTATGAGCAAACGCTGCTGGTGCTCGGCAAAGTCAAGGCGCTGGTCGAGGCCGGCGGCGGCACGCTGGCCAACGTCTATCGCCTGGTGGTGTACGTCACCGACATCGCCGACAAGGACGAGGTGGGGCGGGCGCGGCAGGAATTTTTCGCCGGCATCGTGGGGCAGGGTGGCGCTTACCCCTGCTCGACGCTGGTACAGGTCAGTGGCCTGGTGTTTCCGGAGCTGCGCGTGGAGATCGACGCATTCGCGCGCCGCGACATCGATATGACTCGGCTGGGCTGA
- a CDS encoding PDR/VanB family oxidoreductase, with translation MSSANNLSAMIRTLRYEARGIMSVELVPTEGGSFPPFEPGAHIDLHLSSGLVRSYSLVNSPGERDRYVLGILADPKSRGGSRFIHDNFRVGMTVQIAPPRNNFALVEDAPHTVLIAGGIGITPILCMYRRLSELGRSVEMLYCARHAAQAAFVDELHALGGKLTCHFDEAHDDRPADLAAYLAGKPAGTHAYCCGPAVMLGAFEQACEAAGIAHVHLERFAPAPDAAPPAAAASGYTVELARSGKSVRVEPGATLLDSLLAAGADVQTSCLEGICGTCETRVLEGCPDHRDSVLSAAERATNKVMMICVSGCKGERLVLDL, from the coding sequence ATGAGCAGTGCAAATAATCTGTCGGCAATGATCCGCACGCTGCGCTACGAGGCGCGCGGCATCATGAGCGTGGAACTGGTGCCGACCGAAGGCGGCAGCTTCCCGCCGTTCGAGCCCGGCGCGCATATCGACCTGCACCTGTCGAGCGGGCTGGTGCGCAGCTATTCGCTGGTGAATTCACCCGGCGAGCGCGATCGTTACGTGCTGGGCATCCTGGCCGACCCGAAAAGCCGCGGCGGCTCGCGCTTCATTCACGATAATTTCCGCGTCGGCATGACCGTGCAGATCGCACCGCCGCGCAACAACTTCGCGCTGGTCGAGGACGCCCCCCATACCGTGCTGATCGCCGGCGGTATCGGCATCACGCCGATCCTTTGCATGTATCGCCGGCTGAGCGAACTCGGGCGCAGCGTGGAGATGCTCTATTGCGCGCGCCATGCCGCGCAGGCGGCGTTTGTCGACGAGCTGCATGCGCTCGGCGGCAAGCTGACCTGCCATTTCGACGAGGCGCATGACGATCGTCCGGCCGATCTCGCCGCTTACCTGGCAGGCAAGCCGGCCGGCACGCATGCCTATTGCTGCGGCCCGGCGGTGATGCTTGGCGCATTCGAGCAGGCGTGCGAGGCCGCTGGCATCGCCCACGTACACCTCGAACGCTTCGCTCCGGCGCCCGATGCCGCGCCCCCCGCGGCGGCCGCCAGCGGCTACACGGTGGAACTCGCCAGGAGCGGCAAGAGCGTTCGCGTCGAGCCCGGCGCGACCCTGCTCGACAGCTTGCTTGCGGCGGGTGCCGACGTCCAGACCAGCTGCCTGGAAGGCATTTGCGGCACCTGCGAGACGCGCGTGCTCGAAGGGTGCCCCGATCACCGCGACTCGGTACTCAGTGCAGCGGAGCGCGCCACCAACAAAGTAATGATGATCTGCGTATCGGGCTGCAAGGGCGAGCGCCTGGTGCTCGACCTCTGA
- a CDS encoding IclR family transcriptional regulator, which translates to MSEDNKYAVPGLERGLRILMEFSKQEPVLNGAELSRRLDVPRSTVFRLLQTLESLGFIERAASGDRNYRLGVSVLRLGFEYLNSLELTDLGNPIIERLRDATGYSSHIIILDRQDAVFVAKAASRDPVFSAVSIGTRLPAHATVIGQVLLGDCDLAALHKLYPQGPLKRYTDHTPETIEALFARVQEYAARGYATSQSFFEYGISTVVAPVRDHRNKIVAAISVTVPRPQLEDRAQDNDLVSQVVAAANELSYKLNYRQAPA; encoded by the coding sequence ATGAGCGAAGACAATAAATATGCGGTACCCGGCCTCGAACGCGGGCTCAGGATCCTGATGGAATTTTCCAAACAGGAGCCCGTGCTCAACGGGGCCGAGTTGTCGCGCCGGCTCGACGTGCCTCGCTCGACGGTATTCCGCCTGCTGCAGACGCTCGAATCGCTCGGCTTTATCGAGCGCGCCGCCAGCGGCGATCGCAATTACCGGCTGGGCGTATCGGTGCTGCGGCTGGGTTTCGAATATCTGAACTCGCTGGAGCTGACCGACCTGGGCAATCCGATCATCGAGAGATTGCGCGACGCGACCGGCTATTCGAGCCACATCATCATTCTGGATCGGCAAGACGCGGTCTTCGTCGCCAAGGCCGCCAGCCGCGATCCGGTGTTCAGCGCGGTGAGCATCGGCACCCGCCTGCCGGCGCATGCCACGGTGATCGGCCAGGTGCTGTTGGGCGATTGCGATCTGGCGGCATTGCACAAGCTGTATCCGCAAGGCCCGCTCAAGCGCTACACCGACCATACCCCCGAGACCATCGAGGCGCTCTTCGCACGCGTGCAGGAGTATGCGGCGCGCGGCTATGCGACCAGCCAGTCGTTTTTCGAGTACGGCATTTCCACGGTGGTCGCGCCGGTACGGGATCACCGCAACAAAATCGTCGCGGCAATCAGCGTCACGGTGCCGCGCCCGCAACTCGAGGACCGGGCGCAGGACAACGATCTGGTCAGCCAGGTCGTTGCCGCGGCCAATGAACTGTCCTACAAGCTCAATTACCGGCAGGCGCCGGCCTGA
- a CDS encoding aromatic ring-hydroxylating oxygenase subunit alpha has protein sequence MKTNQQQDVTDAVLERGLVNLWYPICPSNLVGHEPVSLQRLGRKMVFWRDQEGQVRALEDHCPHRGAPLSKGVVLGDRIQCGYHGVQVRCDGVVTSVPGSPGCKLEGSRAGLGFHVREQAGVIFLYNATTNIDTPPPLNLPEELTGDAYSSFICYTEWKGDYRYVLDNVMDPMHGTYLHKQSHSMAAGQTTANFRIRDTEHGFIFEKEGQRDVNFDWTEWADTGIHWMRLEIPYPKTGGPGGNFIIIGSYTPIAPNLAAVFHWRCRKVSGWQRDVWRFLYRNRLEARHWAVLEQDREILENMEPDANQYEHLYQHDMGIVRLRRHLRNLAKAELERSEKA, from the coding sequence ATGAAAACGAATCAACAGCAAGATGTGACCGATGCCGTCCTGGAACGCGGTCTGGTGAATTTGTGGTACCCGATCTGCCCGTCGAATTTGGTCGGTCATGAGCCGGTGTCGTTGCAGCGGCTGGGCCGCAAGATGGTCTTCTGGCGCGACCAGGAAGGCCAGGTTCGCGCGCTCGAGGACCATTGTCCGCATCGCGGCGCGCCGCTGTCCAAGGGCGTGGTGCTGGGCGATCGCATCCAGTGCGGCTATCACGGCGTGCAGGTGCGCTGCGATGGCGTGGTGACCAGCGTGCCGGGCAGTCCCGGTTGCAAGCTCGAAGGCTCGCGCGCGGGGCTCGGCTTTCACGTGCGGGAGCAGGCCGGCGTGATCTTTCTCTACAACGCCACCACGAATATCGATACGCCGCCGCCGCTGAATCTGCCCGAGGAGCTGACCGGCGACGCGTATTCGTCGTTCATCTGCTACACGGAGTGGAAGGGCGACTACCGCTACGTGCTCGACAATGTGATGGATCCGATGCACGGCACGTACCTGCACAAGCAGTCGCATTCGATGGCCGCCGGCCAGACTACCGCGAATTTCCGCATCCGCGACACCGAGCACGGCTTTATCTTCGAGAAAGAAGGGCAGCGCGACGTCAACTTCGACTGGACCGAGTGGGCCGACACCGGCATCCACTGGATGCGCCTGGAGATCCCCTATCCGAAGACCGGCGGCCCGGGCGGCAACTTCATCATCATCGGCAGCTATACGCCGATCGCCCCGAATCTGGCCGCGGTGTTCCATTGGCGTTGCCGCAAGGTCAGCGGCTGGCAGCGCGACGTGTGGCGCTTCCTGTATCGCAACCGCCTCGAAGCGCGCCATTGGGCGGTGCTCGAGCAGGACCGCGAGATTCTCGAGAATATGGAGCCCGACGCCAACCAGTACGAGCACCTGTATCAGCATGACATGGGGATCGTGCGCCTGCGGCGGCATCTGCGCAATCTGGCCAAGGCTGAACTCGAGCGGTCGGAAAAAGCATGA
- a CDS encoding LysR substrate-binding domain-containing protein, which translates to MKYHQLRAFVSAAEHGSIRAAARALFLSQAAVTKALRELEDDAGLPLIARNARGIQLTQDGQRLLMRARLIVRQMQQARDELNQSQGIDTGSVAIGLTPAVVLTVLPDALKAFRQRYRNVALRLVEGLAPIVVPGVRNGTLDFAMTVQSNVSLGNDFVTESCFHAQQAIAARAGHPVLADPSPAALAAQEWALSSRLQEGHGGLIQQVFATSGVAPPERILVCESYSTAVALVRNTDLLSLFPEPLLALPECTGIVAVPARLPSLSTEISLVRRADVPLTPAAAYLAACLMQAGRTRFPG; encoded by the coding sequence ATGAAATATCACCAGTTGCGCGCCTTCGTCAGCGCCGCCGAGCACGGCAGCATCCGCGCCGCGGCGCGCGCGCTGTTTCTGTCGCAGGCCGCCGTGACCAAGGCGCTGCGCGAACTGGAAGACGACGCCGGCTTGCCGCTGATCGCGCGCAATGCACGCGGCATCCAGCTGACCCAGGATGGGCAGCGGCTGTTGATGCGCGCCCGGCTGATCGTGCGGCAAATGCAGCAGGCGCGCGATGAATTGAATCAGTCGCAAGGCATCGATACGGGCAGCGTGGCAATCGGCCTGACACCGGCGGTTGTCCTGACGGTGCTGCCGGACGCGCTCAAGGCATTCCGTCAGCGCTATCGCAACGTCGCGCTGCGTCTGGTCGAAGGCCTTGCGCCGATCGTCGTGCCGGGGGTGCGCAACGGCACGCTCGACTTCGCCATGACGGTGCAAAGCAATGTGTCTCTGGGCAACGATTTCGTCACCGAGTCCTGCTTCCACGCCCAGCAGGCGATAGCCGCGCGGGCCGGCCACCCGGTGCTGGCCGATCCGTCGCCGGCCGCCTTGGCCGCGCAGGAATGGGCGCTGAGCAGCCGTCTGCAGGAGGGGCACGGCGGGCTGATCCAGCAAGTATTCGCGACCAGCGGCGTCGCGCCGCCCGAGCGGATCCTCGTGTGCGAGTCATACAGCACGGCGGTCGCGCTGGTGCGCAATACCGATTTGCTGAGCCTGTTCCCCGAACCCTTGCTGGCGCTGCCCGAATGCACCGGCATCGTCGCCGTGCCGGCGCGGCTGCCGAGCCTGAGCACCGAGATCAGTCTGGTGCGTCGCGCCGACGTGCCGCTGACGCCGGCCGCGGCCTATCTGGCGGCATGCCTGATGCAAGCCGGCCGCACGCGCTTTCCGGGTTGA
- a CDS encoding VOC family protein: MTILGIEQITYGVTDLDTCCRFLRDWGLKELTRDAHGARFETLNGCRVVLAAHDDPSLPPAMEEGPTLREVTWGVASAAELDDLRPRLAQQPGFYARDGALGCIDPNGLAIRIEASRKRELDVRGSPSNAWGQAARIDQPSPIYERAEPIEVGHVVFFTNALAQTERFYREALGFELSDRYPERGAFMRCAPHGGHHDLFLLQLPNGKRGLNHVAFTVRDIHEVFGGGLHIDRCGWQTQLGPGRHPISSAYFWYFKNPCGALIEYYADEDILTPAWQPRDFEPGPTVFAEWAVDGGLDGVTRRQKNAGQAPGGKFMTDTDKR, from the coding sequence ATGACGATTCTCGGTATTGAACAAATCACCTACGGCGTGACGGATCTCGACACCTGCTGCCGTTTCCTGCGCGACTGGGGCCTCAAGGAGCTCACGCGCGACGCGCACGGCGCGCGCTTCGAGACGCTCAACGGCTGCCGCGTGGTGCTGGCCGCGCATGACGATCCGTCGTTGCCGCCGGCCATGGAAGAAGGCCCGACGCTGCGCGAAGTGACCTGGGGCGTGGCCAGCGCGGCTGAGCTCGACGATCTGCGGCCGCGCCTGGCGCAGCAACCGGGCTTCTATGCACGCGACGGCGCGCTCGGTTGCATCGATCCGAACGGCCTGGCGATCCGCATCGAGGCGAGCCGCAAGCGCGAACTCGACGTGAGGGGCTCGCCGTCCAACGCATGGGGCCAGGCCGCGCGCATCGACCAGCCCAGCCCGATCTACGAGCGCGCCGAGCCGATCGAGGTCGGGCACGTGGTGTTCTTCACCAATGCGCTGGCCCAGACCGAGCGCTTCTACCGCGAGGCGCTGGGCTTCGAGCTGTCCGACCGTTATCCGGAGCGCGGCGCGTTCATGCGTTGCGCGCCGCACGGCGGGCACCACGACCTGTTCCTGCTGCAATTGCCCAACGGCAAGCGCGGCCTGAATCACGTCGCCTTCACGGTGCGCGACATCCACGAGGTATTTGGCGGCGGCCTGCACATCGACCGCTGCGGCTGGCAAACGCAGCTGGGGCCGGGGCGCCATCCGATCTCATCGGCTTACTTCTGGTATTTCAAGAATCCGTGCGGCGCGCTGATCGAGTATTACGCCGACGAAGACATCCTGACGCCGGCCTGGCAGCCGCGCGACTTCGAGCCGGGCCCGACCGTATTCGCCGAATGGGCGGTCGACGGCGGGCTCGACGGCGTGACGCGCCGGCAGAAGAACGCCGGGCAGGCGCCCGGCGGCAAATTCATGACCGATACCGACAAGCGCTGA
- a CDS encoding M20 aminoacylase family protein: MHDPSPLDAIAAFADDIVTLRHQIHQHPELGFEEYQTSDLVADRLLSWGYELTRDIGGTGLVATLRVGDGQRRLGLRADMDALPIQEQTGLPYASVHAGKMHACGHDGHTAMLLGAARYLAATRRFSGTLNLIFQPAEEGLAGAKRMLDDGLFERFPCDAIFAMHNMPGFAERKLVFHAGAFMASSDRASITLHGKGGHGAEPHKAIDPVVAAASIVLGLQTIVARNVDAQHPAVITVGSIKSGEVANVVPQSAQMELSIRALDAGVRDLLEARIRALVEAQAQSFGLRAEIDYWRGYPVLVNDAGQTEFAQRVGEELVGSENVIADARPLMGSEDFAYLLQHCPGSYLLIGNGAGEQVCTVHNPGYDFNDRCIVTGAAYWALLTERFLAA, encoded by the coding sequence CTGCACGATCCCTCCCCATTGGATGCCATTGCCGCCTTTGCCGACGACATCGTTACGTTGCGGCATCAGATTCACCAGCACCCCGAACTCGGATTCGAGGAGTATCAGACCAGCGACCTGGTCGCCGACCGGCTGCTGTCGTGGGGGTACGAGCTCACACGCGATATCGGCGGCACCGGGCTGGTGGCCACGCTGCGCGTGGGCGACGGCCAGCGTCGCCTGGGCCTGCGTGCCGACATGGATGCCTTGCCGATCCAGGAGCAAACCGGACTGCCATATGCCAGCGTGCATGCCGGCAAGATGCACGCCTGCGGCCACGACGGACATACCGCGATGCTGTTGGGCGCGGCACGCTATCTGGCTGCCACCCGGCGTTTCTCGGGTACGTTGAATCTGATTTTCCAGCCCGCCGAGGAAGGTTTGGCGGGCGCCAAGCGCATGCTCGACGATGGCCTGTTCGAGCGCTTTCCCTGCGACGCGATTTTCGCCATGCACAACATGCCCGGGTTCGCCGAGCGCAAGCTGGTGTTTCACGCCGGCGCATTCATGGCGTCGTCCGATCGGGCCAGCATCACGCTGCACGGCAAGGGCGGGCATGGCGCCGAGCCGCACAAGGCGATCGACCCGGTGGTGGCCGCCGCCAGCATCGTGCTCGGACTGCAGACCATCGTCGCGCGCAACGTCGATGCGCAGCACCCGGCGGTCATCACGGTGGGTTCGATCAAATCGGGCGAAGTCGCCAACGTGGTGCCGCAAAGCGCGCAGATGGAATTGAGCATCCGCGCCCTGGACGCCGGCGTGCGCGATTTGCTGGAGGCGCGCATTCGCGCGCTGGTGGAGGCCCAGGCGCAGAGTTTCGGGCTGCGCGCCGAGATCGATTACTGGCGGGGGTACCCGGTGCTGGTCAACGATGCCGGGCAGACCGAATTCGCGCAACGCGTCGGCGAGGAACTGGTCGGTAGCGAGAACGTGATCGCCGACGCCCGGCCGCTGATGGGCAGCGAGGACTTCGCCTACCTGCTGCAGCATTGCCCGGGCAGTTATCTGCTGATTGGCAATGGCGCGGGCGAGCAGGTATGCACGGTACACAATCCGGGCTATGACTTCAACGATCGATGCATCGTGACTGGCGCCGCGTATTGGGCGCTGTTGACGGAGCGCTTCCTGGCCGCCTGA